One window of the Nocardioides jiangxiensis genome contains the following:
- a CDS encoding YggS family pyridoxal phosphate-dependent enzyme, whose protein sequence is MSVPSTGEERRAELAANLAQVRARIAAATAAAGRPEGDVDLVVVTKFFPASDVRLLAGLGVTDVGENRHQEAEAKAAESRDLALRWHYIGGLQSNKAAAVAAYADVVESVDRPKLVGALDRGAAGRSVDVLLQVSLDPPGRDGRAGADPAELPVLAAAVGDAEHLNLRGLMAVAPLGEDPAAAFDRLARIWHDFLVDHPEATVLSAGMSGDLEQAIAAGATHVRVGSAVLGSRRTLK, encoded by the coding sequence ATGAGCGTGCCGTCGACGGGGGAGGAGCGCCGTGCCGAGCTCGCCGCCAATCTGGCCCAGGTCCGCGCGCGCATCGCTGCGGCCACGGCTGCGGCCGGTCGTCCCGAGGGTGATGTCGACCTCGTCGTGGTCACCAAGTTCTTCCCCGCCTCGGACGTGCGCCTGCTGGCCGGTCTCGGGGTGACCGACGTGGGCGAGAACCGCCACCAGGAGGCCGAGGCCAAGGCGGCGGAGTCCCGCGACCTGGCCCTGCGGTGGCACTACATCGGCGGTCTCCAGTCCAACAAGGCTGCCGCCGTCGCGGCGTACGCCGACGTGGTGGAGTCGGTCGACCGGCCCAAGCTGGTCGGCGCGCTGGACAGGGGAGCCGCGGGCCGGTCGGTCGACGTCCTCCTGCAGGTGAGCCTGGACCCGCCTGGCCGGGACGGGCGCGCCGGAGCCGACCCCGCTGAGCTTCCGGTGCTGGCCGCCGCCGTCGGCGACGCAGAGCACCTCAACCTCCGCGGCCTGATGGCCGTCGCCCCGCTGGGCGAGGACCCGGCAGCCGCGTTCGACCGGCTGGCCCGGATCTGGCACGACTTCCTCGTCGACCACCCTGAGGCCACCGTGCTCTCCGCAGGCATGAGCGGTGACCTCGAGCAGGCGATCGCCGCCGGCGCGACACACGTACGCGTCGGGAGCGCGGTGCTCGGCTCACGGAGGACTCTCAAGTAA
- the murC gene encoding UDP-N-acetylmuramate--L-alanine ligase has translation MRIPVPDQLLPAEELGRVHFIGIGGAGLSAIARIMLARGIAVSGSDGTDSPTLDALRALGARVHVGHAAEHVHDVDTLVVSTAIREDNPEYVAAVAQGLRILPRSAGLYAVMAGKRTIAIAGTHGKTTTTSLVTVALQGAGADPTYAIGGDLTSTGVNAADGSDDVFVAESDESDGAFLVYRPAVAVVTNVDADHLDQWGTEEAYQAAFTDFLDRIEPGGLLITWIGSDATRRLADEARAKGLRVVTYGLAGDGADLEAHDIRHDGTRTTFAIRAGRDSLGELTLQIPGQHYVLNSLAALAVGLELGLDVAGLKAGLAGFTGTKRRMELKGEVAGVRVYDSYAHHPSEIRGDLQAARSVAGEGRLIVAFQPHLVSRTRIFGEQMGVELGAADAVVVADVYLAREDADPAVTGALVADAVPLPEESVAFIPDLADVAAELARRARPGDMVLTLGAGTITTVGPLVLGLLGRSDA, from the coding sequence ATGAGGATCCCCGTCCCGGACCAGCTGCTGCCGGCTGAGGAGCTCGGTCGCGTCCACTTCATCGGCATCGGGGGCGCCGGCCTCTCGGCGATCGCGCGGATCATGCTGGCCCGCGGCATCGCCGTCAGCGGCTCCGACGGCACGGACAGCCCCACGCTCGACGCGCTGCGCGCGCTCGGCGCGCGCGTCCACGTCGGCCACGCCGCGGAGCACGTCCACGACGTCGACACCCTCGTGGTGTCCACCGCGATCCGGGAGGACAACCCGGAGTACGTGGCAGCCGTCGCGCAGGGGCTCCGCATCCTGCCGCGCTCGGCCGGCCTCTACGCGGTCATGGCGGGCAAGCGCACGATCGCGATCGCCGGCACCCACGGCAAGACCACGACCACGTCGCTGGTCACCGTGGCCCTGCAGGGGGCGGGTGCCGACCCGACGTACGCCATCGGGGGAGACCTGACCTCGACGGGCGTCAACGCCGCCGACGGCTCCGACGACGTGTTCGTGGCCGAGTCGGACGAGAGCGACGGCGCCTTCCTGGTCTACCGCCCGGCCGTCGCCGTCGTGACCAACGTCGACGCGGACCACCTCGACCAGTGGGGCACCGAAGAGGCCTACCAGGCGGCGTTCACCGACTTCCTGGACCGGATCGAGCCCGGCGGCCTGCTGATCACGTGGATCGGCAGCGACGCCACCCGCAGGCTGGCTGACGAGGCGCGGGCGAAGGGCCTGCGCGTCGTGACCTACGGCCTCGCCGGCGACGGCGCGGACCTCGAGGCGCACGACATCCGTCACGACGGCACGCGCACGACGTTCGCGATCCGTGCCGGTCGTGACTCGCTCGGCGAGCTGACCCTGCAGATCCCCGGACAGCACTACGTCCTGAACTCGCTCGCGGCGCTCGCGGTCGGGTTGGAGCTCGGCCTCGACGTCGCCGGCCTGAAGGCTGGCCTCGCCGGCTTCACCGGCACGAAGCGCCGGATGGAGCTCAAGGGGGAGGTCGCCGGTGTCCGGGTCTACGACAGCTACGCCCACCACCCCAGCGAGATCCGGGGCGACCTGCAGGCTGCGCGGTCGGTCGCGGGGGAGGGGCGCCTGATCGTCGCGTTCCAGCCGCACCTGGTCTCCCGCACGCGGATCTTCGGCGAGCAGATGGGCGTCGAGCTCGGTGCCGCCGACGCCGTCGTGGTCGCCGACGTCTACCTGGCCCGGGAGGATGCCGACCCCGCGGTGACCGGGGCACTCGTCGCCGACGCGGTGCCGCTCCCGGAGGAGTCCGTGGCGTTCATCCCGGACCTCGCCGACGTCGCAGCCGAGCTGGCCCGCCGTGCGCGGCCCGGCGACATGGTGCTGACGCTCGGCGCCGGCACGATCACCACCGTGGGCCCCCTGGTCCTGGGCCTGCTCGGACGCAGCGATGCCTGA
- the mraY gene encoding phospho-N-acetylmuramoyl-pentapeptide-transferase has product MRAILLSGGLSLILSLIGTRYAIRVLRAKGYGQEIREEGPESHKTKRGTPTMGGIVIIFATLLAYGLAKLLTGELPTASALLLLFLFAGCGLVGFLDDFIKIYRQRNLGLRSRAKMIGQTFIALVFGGVAISPWMEDKDGIRPASLHISLLRDWTAWTIPAVVVMALIWVIVTGTSNAVNLTDGLDGLAAGASVMVFGAYTLINIWQSNQSCFSELRTPGPNCYDVRDPLDLAIVAAAITGATFGFLWWNASPAQIFMGDTGSLALGGGLAGLAILTRTELLLLILGGLFVMETLSVMMQVSYFKATKGKRIFRMAPIHHHFEMLGWEQVTVVIRFWIITGLLVAGGMGLFYAEWVAGA; this is encoded by the coding sequence ATGAGGGCGATCCTGCTGAGCGGCGGCCTCTCGCTGATCCTCTCCCTGATCGGCACCCGCTACGCGATCCGCGTGCTCAGGGCCAAGGGCTACGGCCAGGAGATCCGCGAGGAGGGTCCGGAGTCGCACAAGACCAAGCGCGGTACGCCGACCATGGGCGGCATCGTGATCATCTTCGCGACGCTGCTGGCCTATGGCCTCGCCAAGCTGCTGACCGGTGAGCTCCCGACCGCCTCGGCGCTCCTGCTGCTCTTCCTCTTCGCGGGGTGCGGCCTCGTCGGCTTCCTCGACGACTTCATCAAGATCTACCGGCAGCGCAACCTCGGCCTGCGCAGCCGCGCCAAGATGATCGGCCAGACCTTCATCGCACTCGTCTTCGGCGGCGTCGCCATCTCTCCGTGGATGGAGGACAAGGACGGCATCCGCCCCGCGTCGCTCCACATCTCCCTGCTGCGCGACTGGACCGCCTGGACCATCCCGGCGGTGGTCGTGATGGCGCTGATCTGGGTGATCGTGACCGGCACGAGCAACGCGGTGAACCTCACCGACGGCCTCGACGGCCTCGCTGCCGGCGCCTCGGTCATGGTCTTCGGCGCCTACACGCTGATCAACATCTGGCAGTCCAACCAGTCCTGCTTCTCCGAGCTCCGCACCCCGGGGCCGAACTGCTACGACGTGCGCGACCCGCTCGACCTGGCGATCGTCGCCGCCGCGATCACCGGCGCGACGTTCGGCTTCCTGTGGTGGAACGCCTCGCCCGCGCAGATCTTCATGGGCGACACCGGTTCGCTCGCCCTGGGCGGCGGCCTGGCCGGCCTGGCGATCCTGACCCGCACGGAGCTGCTGCTCCTCATCCTCGGTGGTCTCTTCGTCATGGAGACGCTCTCGGTGATGATGCAGGTCTCCTACTTCAAGGCGACCAAGGGCAAGCGGATCTTCCGGATGGCGCCCATCCACCACCACTTCGAGATGCTCGGCTGGGAGCAGGTCACGGTCGTGATCCGGTTCTGGATCATCACCGGCCTGCTGGTCGCCGGAGGGATGGGCCTCTTCTACGCGGAGTGGGTCGCCGGTGCCTGA
- a CDS encoding cell division protein FtsQ/DivIB, with amino-acid sequence MPDLPWRRNAGAGDTVEASRRRFARRQWARRWATWRGLVVLAVVGAVLAVAGWVVLASPVLDVRGVEVSGTTFLRPAQVRSAAAVPRSGPLARADLDAVRRRVEALPAVASVHVSRAWPHQVRIVVTERVAVAVVEDSAGLHGLDADGVTFRDFKGRPARLPLIRTSADTHADALQEAARVVGVLPQAVARRVAFVDVHTRDAISLELRDGRIVMWGSADQADAKSRVLGSLLKAVPDARAYDVSVPGQPTTRS; translated from the coding sequence ATGCCTGACCTGCCCTGGCGCAGGAACGCCGGCGCAGGCGACACCGTCGAGGCCTCGCGCCGACGGTTCGCGCGGCGCCAGTGGGCACGTCGCTGGGCGACCTGGCGCGGCCTCGTCGTGCTCGCGGTCGTCGGCGCGGTGCTCGCCGTGGCGGGGTGGGTGGTCCTGGCCTCCCCGGTCCTCGACGTCCGCGGCGTCGAGGTCAGCGGTACGACGTTCCTGCGCCCGGCGCAGGTGCGGAGCGCGGCAGCCGTTCCCCGAAGCGGCCCGCTGGCGCGCGCAGACCTGGACGCCGTTCGCAGGCGCGTCGAGGCACTGCCGGCCGTCGCCTCCGTGCACGTGTCGCGTGCCTGGCCGCACCAGGTCCGGATCGTCGTGACCGAGCGCGTCGCCGTGGCGGTCGTCGAGGACAGTGCGGGACTGCACGGCCTGGACGCCGATGGCGTCACCTTCCGTGACTTCAAGGGGCGCCCGGCCCGGTTGCCACTCATCCGCACGTCGGCCGACACCCACGCGGACGCCCTGCAGGAGGCCGCTCGCGTCGTCGGCGTGCTTCCGCAGGCGGTGGCGCGGCGGGTCGCCTTCGTCGACGTCCACACGCGCGACGCGATCTCGCTCGAGCTCCGCGACGGGCGGATCGTGATGTGGGGGAGTGCGGACCAGGCTGACGCCAAGTCGCGCGTCCTCGGCTCCCTGCTCAAGGCCGTCCCCGACGCACGGGCGTACGACGTCAGCGTGCCCGGCCAGCCGACCACGCGCTCCTGA
- the ftsZ gene encoding cell division protein FtsZ encodes MAAAQNYLAIIKVVGIGGGGVNAVNRMIDFGLKGVEFIAINTDAQALLMSDADVKLDIGRELTRGLGAGANPEVGEKAAEDHADEIEEVLKGADMVFVTAGEGGGTGTGGAPVVARIARSLGALTIGVVTRPFAFEGRRRANSAEDGIARLREEVDTLIVIPNDRLLSISDRNVSMLDAFKQADQVLLQGVSGITDLITTPGLINVDFADVKAVMSNAGSALMGIGSARGDDRALAAAEMAVSSPLLEASIEGAHGVLLSIAGGSDLGIFEINEAAAMVAQAVHPEANIIFGTIIDDALGDEVRVTVIAAGFDGGQPKKRDDGTVLRRDAAPAAARQAPTNNVGQVAATRPAAPAAPQPAPVQQAAPVQPTQPVQPARPAVQFDDDDLDVPDFLK; translated from the coding sequence ATGGCAGCAGCACAGAACTACCTGGCCATCATCAAGGTCGTCGGCATTGGTGGAGGTGGCGTCAACGCCGTCAACCGGATGATCGACTTCGGCCTCAAGGGCGTCGAGTTCATCGCCATCAACACCGACGCCCAGGCGCTGCTGATGTCGGACGCCGACGTCAAGCTGGACATCGGCCGCGAGCTCACCCGCGGCCTCGGCGCCGGCGCCAACCCCGAGGTCGGCGAGAAGGCCGCCGAGGACCACGCGGACGAGATCGAGGAGGTGCTCAAGGGCGCCGACATGGTCTTCGTCACCGCGGGCGAGGGTGGCGGCACGGGCACCGGCGGCGCGCCGGTCGTCGCGCGCATCGCCCGCTCGCTCGGCGCGCTCACCATCGGTGTCGTGACGCGCCCGTTCGCGTTCGAGGGTCGCCGTCGCGCCAACTCCGCCGAGGACGGCATCGCCCGCCTCCGCGAGGAGGTCGACACCCTCATCGTCATCCCCAACGACCGCCTGCTCTCCATCTCGGACCGCAACGTGTCGATGCTCGACGCCTTCAAGCAGGCCGACCAGGTCCTGCTCCAGGGTGTCTCCGGCATCACCGACCTGATCACGACCCCGGGTCTGATCAACGTCGACTTCGCCGACGTCAAGGCGGTCATGTCCAACGCCGGCTCCGCCCTCATGGGCATCGGCTCGGCCCGGGGCGACGACCGTGCGCTCGCCGCCGCCGAGATGGCCGTCTCCTCGCCGCTGCTCGAGGCGAGCATCGAGGGTGCGCACGGCGTGCTGCTCTCGATCGCCGGCGGTTCGGACCTCGGCATCTTCGAGATCAACGAGGCGGCTGCGATGGTCGCCCAGGCCGTGCACCCCGAGGCCAACATCATCTTCGGCACGATCATCGACGACGCCCTCGGCGACGAGGTCCGCGTGACCGTCATCGCCGCCGGCTTCGACGGCGGTCAGCCGAAGAAGCGCGACGACGGCACCGTCCTGCGCCGCGACGCCGCCCCGGCCGCCGCGCGCCAGGCGCCGACCAACAACGTCGGCCAGGTCGCCGCGACCCGTCCGGCCGCTCCTGCTGCGCCGCAGCCGGCTCCGGTCCAGCAGGCCGCCCCGGTCCAGCCGACGCAGCCCGTCCAGCCGGCACGCCCGGCCGTGCAGTTCGACGACGACGACCTGGACGTGCCGGACTTCCTCAAGTGA
- a CDS encoding cell division protein SepF: protein MRKIGEYLGLVEDTGRYADEYDDYDEAPAAAPRAAQPAPRQAAPRPAPVADITERRRPTPAPQPTVAELSRITTLHPRTYNEARTIGENFRDGVPVIMNLSEMDDADAKRLVDFSAGLVFATRGNIERVTNKVFLLSPPNVTVAAEDKARIAEGGFFNQS from the coding sequence ATGCGCAAGATCGGTGAGTACCTCGGCCTGGTCGAGGACACGGGCCGGTACGCCGACGAGTACGACGACTACGACGAGGCCCCCGCGGCCGCCCCGCGCGCAGCCCAGCCGGCGCCGCGTCAGGCCGCTCCGCGCCCCGCGCCCGTCGCGGACATCACCGAGCGTCGTCGCCCGACCCCCGCCCCGCAGCCCACCGTTGCGGAGCTGTCGCGCATCACGACCCTGCACCCGCGCACCTACAACGAGGCGCGCACCATCGGTGAGAACTTCCGTGACGGCGTGCCCGTCATCATGAACCTCTCCGAGATGGACGACGCCGACGCCAAGCGCCTCGTCGACTTCTCTGCCGGCCTGGTCTTCGCCACCCGCGGCAACATCGAGCGGGTCACCAACAAGGTGTTTCTTCTCTCCCCGCCCAACGTGACGGTGGCCGCTGAGGACAAGGCGCGCATCGCCGAGGGTGGCTTCTTCAACCAGAGCTGA
- a CDS encoding UDP-N-acetylmuramoyl-tripeptide--D-alanyl-D-alanine ligase encodes MIPIRLSEIATILGGELHGDDAVVTAPAFVDSRAAEPGGLFVAIAGERVDGHAYAGGAVAAGAAGVLGSRPTDAPTVVVEDPAVALGVLARHVRDQLPGLTVLALTGSQGKTGTKDFLAQVLAAAGETVATAGNLNNELGVPLTVLRATTSTRYLVVEMGARGIGHISYLCGIARPDVAAVINVGTAHLGEFGTQAAIARAKGEIVEALAPTGVAVLNADDPLVAAMAARTTARVLAWGAVADERIEPAGVQFGAIELDDLGRPATTFHFRGRDDLPFQGAGKAAVQLLEIGRHQVLNAAAAAAMALAAGVAPQTVFTALGEARSLSRWRMEVHDRADGVTVVNDAYNASPDAMRAALDTLGGIGQRSGRRTVAVLAEMRELGAETARIHAEIGAHAARAGVEVLLVIGADAAPMLEGASKISDWSGTAVSAVDRAAALAWLRENVAPGDVVLVKASRGAALEHVADGLLEKE; translated from the coding sequence GTGATCCCGATCCGCCTCTCCGAGATCGCGACCATCCTCGGGGGAGAGCTCCACGGGGACGACGCCGTCGTCACCGCGCCTGCCTTCGTCGACAGTCGCGCCGCCGAGCCGGGCGGGCTCTTCGTCGCGATCGCCGGCGAGCGCGTGGACGGCCATGCGTATGCCGGGGGAGCGGTCGCGGCAGGTGCCGCCGGCGTCCTCGGCTCCCGCCCGACCGATGCTCCGACCGTCGTGGTCGAGGACCCGGCCGTCGCCCTCGGCGTCCTGGCCCGTCACGTCCGCGACCAGCTCCCGGGGCTGACGGTGCTGGCCCTGACCGGAAGCCAGGGCAAGACCGGCACCAAGGACTTCCTCGCCCAGGTGCTCGCCGCCGCGGGGGAGACCGTCGCGACCGCGGGCAACCTCAACAACGAGCTCGGGGTACCCCTGACGGTGCTGCGCGCGACGACGTCGACGCGCTACCTCGTCGTCGAGATGGGTGCCCGCGGCATCGGCCACATCTCCTACCTGTGCGGCATCGCCCGCCCCGACGTCGCCGCCGTCATCAACGTCGGCACCGCCCACCTGGGCGAGTTCGGCACGCAGGCGGCCATCGCCCGGGCGAAGGGCGAGATCGTCGAGGCGCTGGCGCCAACCGGTGTCGCCGTGCTCAACGCCGACGACCCGCTGGTGGCGGCGATGGCGGCCCGCACGACGGCACGCGTGCTGGCGTGGGGTGCCGTGGCGGACGAGCGCATCGAGCCGGCCGGCGTGCAGTTCGGCGCCATCGAGCTCGACGACCTGGGGCGGCCCGCCACGACGTTCCACTTCCGTGGCCGCGACGACCTGCCGTTCCAGGGAGCCGGCAAGGCCGCCGTCCAGCTGCTCGAGATCGGCCGGCACCAGGTGCTCAACGCCGCCGCGGCGGCCGCCATGGCACTGGCGGCGGGCGTGGCCCCGCAGACGGTCTTCACCGCGCTCGGTGAGGCCCGCAGCCTGTCCCGCTGGCGCATGGAGGTCCACGACCGCGCCGACGGCGTGACGGTCGTCAACGACGCCTACAACGCGAGCCCCGACGCGATGCGGGCTGCCCTCGACACCCTCGGCGGCATCGGCCAGCGGAGCGGCCGCCGCACGGTCGCGGTACTCGCGGAGATGCGCGAGCTCGGCGCCGAGACGGCGCGCATCCACGCCGAGATCGGCGCCCACGCGGCGAGGGCCGGCGTGGAGGTCCTCCTGGTGATCGGTGCCGACGCGGCACCGATGCTCGAGGGTGCGAGCAAGATCTCAGACTGGTCCGGCACGGCGGTGTCGGCTGTCGACCGGGCCGCTGCTCTGGCATGGTTGCGCGAGAACGTCGCCCCCGGCGACGTCGTACTGGTCAAGGCCTCACGGGGGGCCGCGCTGGAGCACGTGGCCGACGGGCTGCTGGAGAAGGAGTAA
- a CDS encoding UDP-N-acetylglucosamine--N-acetylmuramyl-(pentapeptide) pyrophosphoryl-undecaprenol N-acetylglucosamine transferase, giving the protein MRVLLAGGGTAGHTSPLLATAAALLRDDPSVEITCLGTTTGLEARLIPEAGFPLEFVPRMPLPRKPGKAMLQFPGKMRAQRAAALEIVDRIKPDVVVGFGGYVSVPAYLAARKRGIPFVVHEGNALPGIANRLGARLTPYVATSFPDTPLTARGGRPALYTGLPIRRMISTLDRTALRAEGRSAFGLDADRPTLLVTGGSQGAQRINAAVSGAAGALGGAGVQVLHVIGPRNELVVEEQGAPYKVVNYVDRMDLALAAADAVLCRCGSNTVTETSGVGLPAVYVPLPIGNGEQALNAAPVVEAGGGLLVADADLDAAWIADNLVPLVTDPQRLAAMGQAAAHVIPLDADDKLAALTVEAARSGRSAHRRKNR; this is encoded by the coding sequence ATGCGTGTCCTTCTCGCTGGTGGTGGCACCGCCGGCCACACCTCGCCCCTGCTCGCGACGGCCGCCGCGCTGCTCCGTGACGACCCCTCGGTGGAGATCACGTGCCTCGGCACGACGACCGGGCTCGAGGCGCGGCTGATCCCGGAGGCGGGCTTCCCGCTCGAGTTCGTGCCGCGCATGCCGCTGCCGCGCAAGCCGGGCAAGGCGATGCTGCAGTTCCCCGGCAAGATGCGTGCCCAGCGCGCCGCGGCGCTCGAGATCGTCGACCGGATCAAGCCGGACGTCGTCGTCGGCTTCGGCGGCTACGTGTCCGTGCCGGCGTACCTCGCGGCCCGCAAGCGCGGCATCCCGTTCGTCGTGCACGAGGGCAACGCCCTGCCCGGCATCGCCAACCGCCTCGGCGCGCGCCTCACGCCGTACGTCGCGACGTCGTTCCCGGACACGCCGCTGACCGCGAGGGGTGGTCGCCCCGCCCTCTACACCGGCCTTCCGATCCGCCGGATGATCTCCACGCTCGACCGCACCGCGCTGCGCGCCGAGGGCCGCTCCGCCTTCGGCCTGGATGCCGACCGGCCGACGCTGCTCGTGACGGGCGGCTCGCAGGGAGCGCAGCGCATCAACGCCGCCGTGAGTGGAGCGGCCGGGGCGCTCGGGGGAGCGGGCGTGCAGGTCCTGCACGTGATCGGGCCCCGGAACGAGCTCGTCGTGGAGGAGCAGGGCGCTCCCTACAAGGTGGTCAACTACGTCGACCGCATGGACCTGGCGCTCGCTGCGGCCGACGCCGTGCTGTGCCGCTGCGGCTCCAACACGGTCACCGAGACCTCCGGAGTCGGCCTGCCGGCCGTCTACGTGCCCCTGCCGATCGGCAACGGTGAGCAGGCGCTCAACGCCGCTCCCGTCGTCGAGGCGGGTGGTGGCCTCCTGGTCGCAGACGCGGACCTCGACGCCGCCTGGATCGCCGACAACCTCGTCCCCCTGGTCACCGACCCGCAGCGCCTCGCCGCCATGGGCCAGGCCGCTGCACACGTCATCCCGCTCGACGCCGACGACAAGCTCGCCGCACTCACCGTCGAGGCTGCCCGTTCCGGACGCAGCGCGCACCGAAGGAAGAACCGCTGA
- the ftsW gene encoding putative lipid II flippase FtsW — protein MTTATPDEIRERPRGLAALKEALERPLTPYYLLLGCTALLLTLGLLMVLSASSVSSYEDSRNSYAVVERQLIWVVLGVPAAWLVARLPQRTLRNLSTLGLLGSMVLLAATLTPLGVTRNHQTNWLGVGPFVIQPSEFAKLAVILWAAHIYANKERRLGELQHIIVPVVPGVGAVTALILLQRDLGTALVLFAITLSLLWVVGAPAKLFTLSASVIAVGAFWLATTSAERRQRLLSFTDPFKDYHDSGWQAAHGLLALSSGGLFGKGIGASQQKWGTLPESYTDYIFAVLGEELGLVGTVFVIGLFLTIAWAAVRIATQTRDPFVRYVSFGVMVWLLGQMIVNVGMVLSLLPVIGIPLPLVSYGGSALLPSLIALGILIGFARREPEAAAALAARKRNRPARPAQQSRGL, from the coding sequence ATGACCACTGCCACGCCTGACGAGATCCGCGAGCGACCGCGGGGTCTCGCTGCGCTCAAGGAGGCGCTCGAGCGCCCCCTGACGCCGTACTACCTGCTGCTCGGGTGCACGGCACTCCTGCTGACGCTCGGCCTGCTCATGGTGCTCAGCGCCTCGAGCGTCTCCTCCTACGAGGACAGCCGGAACTCCTACGCCGTGGTCGAGCGCCAGCTGATCTGGGTGGTCCTGGGCGTGCCGGCGGCCTGGCTGGTCGCGCGGCTGCCGCAGCGCACGCTGCGCAACCTCTCCACGCTGGGGCTGCTGGGCTCGATGGTGCTGCTCGCGGCCACGTTGACCCCGCTCGGCGTCACGCGCAACCACCAGACCAACTGGCTCGGCGTCGGCCCGTTCGTCATCCAGCCCTCGGAGTTCGCCAAGCTCGCCGTCATCCTCTGGGCGGCGCACATCTACGCCAACAAGGAGCGTCGTCTCGGCGAGCTGCAGCACATCATCGTGCCGGTCGTCCCCGGCGTCGGTGCGGTCACCGCGCTGATCCTCCTGCAGCGTGACCTCGGCACCGCCCTCGTGCTCTTCGCGATCACGCTGAGCCTGCTCTGGGTCGTCGGCGCCCCGGCCAAGCTGTTCACGCTCTCGGCCTCGGTGATCGCCGTCGGAGCGTTCTGGCTGGCCACGACCAGCGCGGAGCGTCGCCAGCGCCTGCTCAGCTTCACCGACCCGTTCAAGGACTACCACGACTCGGGCTGGCAGGCAGCGCACGGCCTGCTCGCGCTCTCGTCGGGCGGACTCTTCGGCAAGGGCATCGGCGCGTCCCAGCAGAAGTGGGGCACGCTGCCCGAGTCCTACACCGACTACATCTTCGCCGTGCTCGGCGAGGAGCTGGGCCTGGTCGGCACGGTCTTCGTGATCGGCCTCTTCCTCACCATCGCGTGGGCGGCGGTCCGCATCGCCACCCAGACGCGCGACCCGTTCGTCCGCTACGTCTCCTTCGGCGTCATGGTGTGGCTCCTCGGCCAGATGATCGTCAACGTCGGCATGGTGCTCTCGCTCCTGCCGGTCATCGGCATCCCGCTCCCGCTCGTCTCGTACGGCGGATCCGCGCTGCTGCCCTCGCTCATCGCCCTCGGCATCCTGATCGGGTTCGCCCGCCGCGAGCCGGAGGCGGCCGCCGCGCTCGCCGCCCGCAAGCGCAACCGTCCCGCCCGTCCCGCACAGCAGTCCCGAGGTCTCTGA
- the pgeF gene encoding peptidoglycan editing factor PgeF, which yields MFAYHLNADPVELAFTDRLGGVSASPYDALNLARTSGDDPAAVATNWARVLDVLAPDGAVLCDMQQVHGNVVAVADPAAVEAPVCDAIVTDRSDVVLAVRVADCVPVLLADPAAGVIGATHAGRKGVELDVVGATVDRMRELGATALAAWIGPHVCGGCYEVPQQMQDEVAAIEPATRATTTWGTPSLDLGAGVRAQLERAGVAVTHLGPCTLEHTTLFSHRRDAEGAGRLAGLIRVRR from the coding sequence TTGTTCGCCTATCATCTGAACGCCGACCCCGTCGAGCTGGCCTTCACCGACCGGCTCGGCGGGGTCAGCGCATCCCCGTACGACGCGCTCAACCTCGCGCGCACGAGCGGCGACGACCCCGCCGCGGTCGCCACCAACTGGGCCCGCGTCCTCGACGTGCTCGCGCCCGACGGCGCGGTGCTCTGCGACATGCAGCAGGTGCACGGCAACGTCGTGGCCGTGGCCGACCCCGCCGCGGTCGAGGCGCCCGTCTGCGATGCGATCGTCACCGACCGCAGCGACGTCGTGCTCGCCGTGCGCGTCGCCGACTGCGTGCCCGTGCTGCTCGCAGACCCTGCAGCCGGAGTCATCGGCGCGACCCATGCCGGGCGGAAGGGCGTCGAGCTCGACGTCGTGGGTGCCACCGTCGACCGCATGCGCGAGCTGGGGGCCACGGCGCTCGCGGCATGGATCGGCCCGCACGTGTGCGGCGGCTGCTACGAGGTGCCGCAGCAGATGCAGGACGAGGTCGCCGCGATCGAGCCCGCGACCCGCGCCACGACCACCTGGGGGACGCCCTCGCTCGACCTGGGCGCCGGGGTGCGTGCGCAGCTCGAGCGGGCCGGCGTCGCCGTCACGCACCTCGGGCCGTGCACCCTCGAGCACACCACCCTGTTCTCCCACCGCCGTGACGCCGAGGGCGCCGGACGGCTGGCCGGCCTGATCCGGGTGCGGCGATGA